The genomic DNA CCCTCCGTCTGTCGATCCTGCACGGGGACGCGGAATGGGAAAGCCGCGTGCTGGCGGCGCACCACCTGATGGCGCGCCTGCCGCGCGAACGCGACGACATCCCCTCGGCGATGCGGGACGACTGGGAGCAGAAGCACGCCGCCTTCCACGCCAGTCTTCTCTCGGCCTGCGGATCGCCGATCCTGACTGGCCTGTGCGGGGCCCTGCTGGCGCGGGCGGAACGCTACCGCCGCATGTCGGTCAGCATCCCGGGCGTGAGGCGCGATGTCGTGCGCGAGCACCGGGACATCCTCGACGCCACGCTCGCACGGCAGCCGGAGGAGGCGGTGCAGGCGCTGCGGGAGCACTACCAGCGGACGGCGGATGCGGTCCGCCTGTTCTTCGACCGGCGGCAGGAGCCGGGATAAGGCCCCCCGGCTCCGCCCGCCTCAC from Roseomonas gilardii includes the following:
- a CDS encoding GntR family transcriptional regulator, producing METRTLAGDAYATILDAIRRGSLPPGQRLRFADLQALCGTSVSPVREALVRLTAEGFTLADNHRGFWVAPVSAAEMMDIVRNRQLLEGEALRLSILHGDAEWESRVLAAHHLMARLPRERDDIPSAMRDDWEQKHAAFHASLLSACGSPILTGLCGALLARAERYRRMSVSIPGVRRDVVREHRDILDATLARQPEEAVQALREHYQRTADAVRLFFDRRQEPG